One stretch of Streptomyces sp. 135 DNA includes these proteins:
- a CDS encoding bifunctional 3,4-dihydroxy-2-butanone-4-phosphate synthase/GTP cyclohydrolase II has translation MTTAPVWYSTALNEDTSDLSLDPVEQAIRDIAAGRPVVVVDDEDRENEGDLVVAAEKATPEIVAFMMSECRGLICAPMEAEELDRLRLPQMVEDNTESMSTAFTVSVDASAAHGVTTGISADDRATTLRLLAGGAASAGDFVRPGHIFPLRARSGGVLARNGHTEAAVDLARLAGLRPAGAIVEIAGEDGKMLRLPELIPFARKHGLTIISIEDLIAYRRSSEPTVRREAEVRLPTAFGDFTAYGYRSTVDGVEHVALVHGDIGEGEDVLARLHSECLTGDVFHSLRCDCGPQLEESMRRITEEGRGVVVYLRGHEGRGIGLLSKLRAYELQERGSDTLDANLELGLPADARDYGAGARILDDLGVRGVRLMTNNPDKVDAVLRHGLKVAGREPMPVQAGEHNLRYLRTKRDRMGHDLPWLDAPGVSACGNQ, from the coding sequence ATGACCACGGCACCTGTCTGGTACAGCACCGCCCTCAACGAGGACACCTCGGACCTGTCCCTCGACCCGGTGGAGCAGGCCATCCGCGACATCGCGGCCGGCCGCCCCGTCGTGGTCGTCGACGACGAGGACCGCGAGAACGAGGGCGACCTCGTCGTCGCCGCCGAGAAGGCGACCCCCGAGATCGTCGCCTTCATGATGAGCGAGTGCCGCGGCCTGATCTGCGCCCCCATGGAGGCCGAGGAGCTCGACCGGCTGCGGCTGCCGCAGATGGTCGAGGACAACACCGAGTCGATGAGCACGGCCTTCACCGTCTCCGTCGACGCCTCCGCCGCGCACGGCGTCACCACCGGCATCTCCGCCGACGACCGCGCCACCACCCTCCGGCTCCTCGCCGGCGGCGCGGCCTCGGCCGGCGACTTCGTGCGCCCCGGGCACATCTTCCCGCTGCGCGCCCGCTCCGGCGGCGTCCTCGCCCGCAACGGCCACACCGAGGCCGCCGTCGACCTCGCCCGCCTCGCGGGCCTGCGCCCCGCCGGTGCCATCGTGGAGATCGCGGGCGAGGACGGCAAGATGCTGCGCCTGCCCGAGCTGATCCCCTTCGCCCGCAAGCACGGCCTGACGATCATCTCCATCGAGGACCTGATCGCCTACCGCCGCTCCTCGGAGCCCACCGTCCGCCGCGAGGCCGAGGTCCGGCTGCCCACCGCCTTCGGCGACTTCACGGCGTACGGCTACCGCTCCACCGTAGACGGCGTCGAACACGTCGCCCTCGTCCACGGCGACATCGGCGAGGGCGAGGACGTCCTCGCCAGGCTGCACTCCGAGTGCCTGACCGGCGACGTCTTCCACTCGCTCCGCTGCGACTGCGGGCCGCAGCTGGAGGAGTCCATGCGGCGCATCACCGAGGAGGGCCGCGGCGTCGTCGTCTACCTCCGCGGCCACGAGGGGCGCGGCATCGGCCTCCTCTCCAAGCTGCGGGCGTACGAACTCCAGGAGCGCGGCAGCGACACCCTCGACGCCAACCTCGAACTCGGCCTGCCCGCCGACGCCCGCGACTACGGCGCGGGCGCCCGCATCCTGGACGACCTCGGCGTGCGCGGCGTACGGCTGATGACCAACAACCCCGACAAGGTCGACGCCGTCCTGCGGCACGGCCTGAAGGTCGCCGGGCGCGAGCCCATGCCGGTCCAGGCCGGCGAGCACAACCTCCGCTACCTGCGCACCAAGCGGGACCGGATGGGCCACGACCTGCCCTGGCTGGACGCCCCCGGCGTCTCCGCCTGCGGCAACCAGTAA
- a CDS encoding PH domain-containing protein: protein MSEPPALPVTFRPKRTRAVLLGAGTVIFVVITVIAFLLPTLSPGERASFVFTGALLFGVLLLLSRPKVVADDSGVSVVNIATSRRLAWAEIVQVTLRPGDPWVFLNLSDGTSLPALGIQPGIAREQAVTDAKALRALVDARTPQGD from the coding sequence GTGTCTGAGCCCCCCGCTCTCCCCGTCACCTTCCGGCCGAAGCGGACCAGGGCGGTGCTGCTCGGCGCGGGCACGGTGATCTTCGTGGTCATCACGGTGATCGCCTTCCTGCTGCCCACGCTCAGCCCGGGCGAGCGGGCCAGCTTCGTCTTCACCGGTGCTCTGCTCTTCGGCGTGCTCCTGCTGCTCAGCAGGCCCAAGGTGGTCGCCGACGACTCCGGGGTGTCCGTCGTCAACATCGCGACGAGCCGCCGCCTGGCCTGGGCCGAGATCGTCCAGGTCACCCTGCGCCCCGGCGACCCCTGGGTGTTCCTCAACCTCAGTGACGGCACCAGCCTGCCCGCCCTCGGCATCCAGCCCGGCATCGCCAGGGAGCAGGCCGTCACCGACGCCAAGGCCCTGAGAGCCCTCGTGGACGCCCGGACGCCGCAAGGGGACTGA
- a CDS encoding phosphoribosyl-ATP diphosphatase, giving the protein MSKKTFEELFTELQHKAANGDPTTSRTAELVGKGVHAIGKKVVEEAAEVWMAAEYEGKEAAAEEISQLLYHVQVMMVARGISLDDVYAHL; this is encoded by the coding sequence ATGTCCAAGAAGACTTTCGAGGAGCTCTTCACCGAGCTCCAGCACAAGGCCGCCAACGGCGACCCCACGACCTCCCGCACCGCCGAGCTGGTCGGCAAGGGCGTCCATGCCATCGGCAAGAAGGTCGTCGAGGAGGCCGCCGAAGTCTGGATGGCCGCCGAGTACGAGGGCAAGGAAGCAGCCGCCGAGGAGATCTCGCAGCTGCTCTACCACGTCCAGGTGATGATGGTCGCCCGCGGCATCTCCCTCGACGACGTCTACGCCCACCTCTGA
- a CDS encoding nicotinamide mononucleotide transporter family protein — protein MWSDMIGNTVGLIALALGWRRSIWTWPAQLLSGVILVAAYASAQLSGGVGKQLLVIGVALWGWRLWTRGTQQAQDGSIAIRFATWKERGVLLAGTAVGTLAVGALFTAVPSLSWNPWPDAYIFVGTLAAMVAQARGLVEFWFAWLLVDVVGVPLAFSSGLAFSGLVYVVYLALVLWGMRDWWLRSRAAASRPVMEGAPA, from the coding sequence ATGTGGTCCGACATGATCGGCAACACCGTCGGCCTCATCGCCCTCGCCCTCGGCTGGCGGCGCTCGATATGGACCTGGCCCGCCCAGCTCCTGTCCGGCGTCATCCTCGTCGCCGCCTACGCCTCCGCGCAGCTCTCCGGCGGCGTCGGCAAGCAGCTCCTCGTCATCGGCGTCGCGCTGTGGGGCTGGCGGCTGTGGACGCGCGGCACGCAGCAGGCGCAGGACGGCTCCATCGCCATCCGCTTCGCGACCTGGAAGGAGCGGGGCGTCCTGCTCGCGGGCACCGCCGTCGGCACGCTCGCGGTCGGCGCGCTGTTCACCGCCGTCCCCTCACTGTCCTGGAACCCCTGGCCGGACGCCTACATCTTCGTCGGCACGCTCGCCGCGATGGTCGCCCAGGCCCGCGGCCTCGTCGAATTCTGGTTCGCCTGGCTGCTCGTCGACGTGGTCGGCGTGCCGCTCGCCTTCAGCAGCGGCCTGGCCTTCTCCGGCCTGGTCTACGTCGTCTACCTCGCCCTCGTCCTGTGGGGCATGCGCGACTGGTGGCTGCGCTCCCGCGCGGCGGCCTCCCGGCCCGTCATGGAAGGAGCCCCGGCATGA
- a CDS encoding riboflavin synthase, which produces MFTGIVEELGEITAVENLPDASRFRLRGPVVTEGAKHGDSIAVNGVCLTVVEHEGDEFTADVMAETLKRSSLGALTAGSRVNLERPTSVGARLGGHIVQGHVDGTGTIVAREPSENWEIVKVSLPADLSRYVVEKGSITVDGVSLTVVEAGPDYFTISLIPTTLALTTLGIKQPGDPVNLEVDIIAKYVERLLGDRAQQQEATK; this is translated from the coding sequence GTGTTCACCGGAATCGTCGAAGAGCTGGGCGAGATCACCGCCGTCGAGAACCTCCCCGACGCGTCCCGGTTCCGCCTGCGCGGCCCCGTCGTCACCGAGGGCGCCAAGCACGGCGACTCCATCGCCGTCAACGGCGTCTGTCTGACGGTCGTCGAGCACGAGGGCGACGAGTTCACCGCCGACGTGATGGCGGAGACCCTGAAGCGCTCCAGCCTCGGCGCGCTCACGGCCGGCTCCCGCGTCAACCTGGAGCGCCCCACCTCGGTCGGCGCGCGCCTCGGCGGCCACATCGTGCAGGGTCACGTCGACGGCACCGGCACGATCGTCGCGCGGGAGCCCTCCGAGAACTGGGAGATCGTCAAGGTCTCCCTCCCCGCCGACCTCTCCCGCTACGTCGTGGAGAAGGGCTCCATCACGGTCGACGGCGTCAGCCTCACCGTGGTCGAGGCCGGCCCCGACTACTTCACCATCAGCCTCATCCCCACCACCCTCGCGCTGACCACGCTCGGCATCAAGCAGCCCGGCGACCCGGTCAACCTCGAGGTCGACATCATCGCCAAGTACGTGGAGCGCCTCCTCGGCGACCGCGCCCAGCAGCAGGAGGCCACCAAGTGA
- the ribH gene encoding 6,7-dimethyl-8-ribityllumazine synthase — protein sequence MSGKGAPELSVKNCGDLRVAVIAAQWHEKVMDGLVDGALRALNELGISEPTVLRVPGSFELPVVAKVLAGRGYDAIVALGVVIRGGTPHFEYVCQGVTQGLTQVSVDTGVPVGFGVLTCDTEEQALDRAGIEGSSEDKGHEAVTAAVATATTLRTVSEPWR from the coding sequence GTGAGCGGCAAGGGCGCACCCGAACTGAGCGTGAAGAACTGCGGCGACCTGCGGGTCGCGGTGATCGCCGCGCAGTGGCACGAGAAGGTCATGGACGGCCTCGTCGACGGCGCCCTGCGCGCCCTGAACGAGCTCGGCATCAGCGAGCCGACCGTCCTGCGCGTGCCGGGCAGCTTCGAGCTGCCGGTCGTCGCGAAGGTCCTGGCCGGACGCGGCTACGACGCGATCGTGGCGCTCGGCGTCGTCATCCGCGGCGGCACCCCGCACTTCGAGTACGTGTGCCAGGGCGTCACGCAGGGCCTCACCCAGGTCTCCGTCGACACCGGCGTCCCGGTCGGCTTCGGCGTACTGACCTGCGACACGGAGGAGCAGGCCCTGGACCGCGCGGGCATCGAGGGCTCCAGCGAGGACAAGGGGCACGAAGCGGTCACCGCGGCCGTGGCCACCGCCACCACGCTCCGTACCGTCTCCGAGCCCTGGCGCTGA
- a CDS encoding RNA polymerase sigma-70 factor, whose product MTALAEEFESHRPRMFGLAYRMLGSAQEAEDAVQDAYLRWSGARRADIERPAAWLAGVVTRLCLNRLTSARARREEYVGAWLPEPVITSGGVLGPLESAEQRDSVPMALLVLLERLTPRERAVYVLREAFAYSHREIAGVLELSEAGCRQLYRRAARAVAEERPRFEPGREVRREFVESFLAAAREGDVAGLEKMLAADVTWWGDGGGKVTAARRPILGRAKVVRFLVGGMENFGPAMDFSHAEVNGSPALVAHVAGRLMGIASFEMGGGAVRGARAVVNPDKPAFAERQLAAC is encoded by the coding sequence ATGACGGCCCTGGCCGAGGAGTTCGAGTCCCACCGCCCCCGTATGTTCGGCCTGGCGTACCGGATGCTCGGGTCGGCGCAGGAGGCGGAGGACGCCGTCCAGGACGCGTACCTGCGCTGGAGCGGCGCGCGGCGCGCGGACATCGAACGGCCCGCCGCCTGGCTGGCCGGGGTCGTCACCCGCCTCTGTCTGAACCGGCTGACGTCGGCCCGCGCCCGGCGCGAGGAGTACGTCGGGGCCTGGCTGCCGGAGCCGGTGATCACGTCCGGTGGTGTGCTCGGCCCGCTGGAGTCGGCGGAGCAGCGGGACTCCGTGCCGATGGCGCTGCTCGTCCTCCTGGAGCGGCTCACTCCGAGAGAGCGCGCGGTGTACGTGCTGCGCGAGGCGTTCGCGTACAGCCACCGGGAGATCGCGGGCGTGCTGGAGCTGAGCGAGGCCGGCTGTCGTCAGCTGTACCGCAGGGCGGCGCGGGCGGTGGCCGAGGAGCGGCCCCGCTTCGAGCCGGGGCGTGAGGTGCGGCGGGAGTTCGTCGAGTCGTTCCTCGCCGCGGCCCGTGAGGGGGACGTCGCGGGTCTGGAGAAGATGCTGGCCGCGGACGTGACGTGGTGGGGCGACGGCGGGGGCAAGGTCACCGCGGCCCGCAGGCCGATCCTGGGGCGCGCGAAGGTGGTGCGGTTCCTGGTGGGCGGCATGGAGAACTTCGGGCCCGCGATGGACTTCTCGCACGCCGAGGTCAATGGCTCGCCCGCGCTGGTCGCGCACGTGGCGGGGCGGCTGATGGGCATCGCGTCGTTCGAGATGGGCGGCGGGGCCGTGCGCGGGGCGCGGGCGGTGGTCAATCCGGACAAGCCGGCCTTCGCGGAGCGCCAGTTGGCCGCGTGCTGA
- a CDS encoding chitinase C-terminal domain-containing protein encodes MLLSLVSGSVSHAAGDASTDHASCRPDGLYKTPGVDVPYCSVYDGDGREKMGADHQRRVIGYFTGWRTGKNGEPAYLAPDVPWDKVTHVNYAFAHVDKDNKVSVGPDGEKNAATGMTWPGVAGAEMDPALPYKGHFNLLNKFKKQHPNVKTLISVGGWAETGGYFGDDGKRVGSGGFYSMATNADGSVNQAGINTFADSAVAFIKKYGFNGVDIDYEYPTSMKDAGHPADFPISNARRGGLVKGYAALMKALREKLDKAGAADGKHYMLTVAAPSSGYLLRGMETFQVQKYLDYVNIMSYDLHGAWNEYVGPNASLFDDGKDAELAAAGVYGSQQYGGIGYLNTDWAYHYFRGSMPAGRINIGLPYYTRGHKNVQGGTDGLWGKAAASSCPAGSGLTKCGDGAVGIDNLWHDKDDNGKESPAGSNPMWHAKNLEKGIVGDYVTKYGFPADTKLTGSYARKYSSALVAPWLWNAEKKVFLSTEDEESVAKKADYVIDRGIGGTMVWEMAGDYDWNAAKGQYEMGDTLTSLMHDKFKTAKPYGAKVANKEMPTKAVDVGVEFGDFKLGDSNYPITPKVKITNNTKTALPGGTEFQFDYSTSAPGNASDQSGFGTKVISSDHTGSNVGGLKGDFHRVSLKLPAWQSLAPGASVDLSFNYYLPVSTPWNWTVNISGTTYALAGDLARGTTVVEPGTGTGPTDPPGPTDPPAPGKCTAPAWSSSSEYGSGTTVSHKSRTWKAKWWTKGDEPGAGGEWGVWQDLGAC; translated from the coding sequence ATGCTGCTCAGCTTGGTCTCCGGCAGCGTCTCGCACGCCGCCGGTGACGCGTCCACCGACCACGCGTCCTGCCGTCCCGACGGCCTCTACAAGACACCCGGTGTCGACGTCCCCTACTGCTCCGTCTACGACGGTGACGGGCGCGAGAAGATGGGCGCCGACCACCAGCGGCGCGTCATCGGCTACTTCACGGGCTGGCGCACCGGCAAGAACGGTGAGCCCGCCTACCTCGCCCCGGACGTCCCCTGGGACAAGGTCACCCACGTCAACTACGCCTTCGCGCACGTCGACAAGGACAACAAGGTCTCCGTCGGCCCGGACGGCGAGAAGAACGCCGCCACCGGCATGACCTGGCCGGGCGTCGCGGGCGCCGAGATGGACCCCGCGCTGCCCTACAAGGGCCACTTCAACCTGCTCAACAAGTTCAAGAAGCAGCACCCGAACGTCAAGACGCTGATATCGGTGGGCGGTTGGGCCGAGACGGGCGGCTACTTCGGTGACGACGGCAAGCGCGTGGGCTCCGGCGGCTTCTACTCGATGGCCACCAACGCCGACGGCTCGGTGAACCAGGCGGGCATCAACACCTTCGCCGACTCCGCGGTCGCCTTCATCAAGAAGTACGGCTTCAACGGCGTCGACATCGACTACGAGTACCCGACGTCGATGAAGGACGCGGGCCACCCGGCCGACTTCCCGATCTCCAACGCCCGGCGCGGCGGCCTGGTCAAGGGCTACGCGGCCCTGATGAAGGCCCTGCGCGAGAAGCTCGACAAGGCGGGCGCGGCCGACGGCAAGCACTACATGCTGACCGTGGCGGCCCCCTCGTCCGGCTATCTGCTGCGCGGCATGGAGACCTTCCAGGTCCAGAAGTACCTGGACTACGTCAACATCATGTCGTACGACCTGCACGGCGCCTGGAACGAGTACGTCGGGCCCAACGCCTCCCTCTTCGACGACGGCAAGGACGCCGAGCTGGCGGCCGCGGGTGTCTACGGCAGCCAGCAGTACGGCGGCATCGGCTATCTGAACACCGACTGGGCGTACCACTACTTCCGCGGTTCGATGCCCGCCGGGCGCATCAACATCGGCCTGCCGTACTACACGCGGGGCCACAAGAACGTGCAGGGCGGCACCGACGGGCTGTGGGGCAAGGCGGCGGCGAGCAGCTGTCCTGCCGGTTCCGGCCTGACCAAGTGCGGTGACGGCGCGGTCGGCATCGACAACCTCTGGCACGACAAGGACGACAACGGCAAGGAGTCCCCCGCGGGCTCCAACCCGATGTGGCACGCCAAGAACCTGGAGAAGGGGATCGTCGGCGACTACGTCACGAAGTACGGCTTCCCGGCGGACACCAAGCTGACCGGCAGCTACGCGCGCAAGTACAGCTCCGCGCTGGTCGCGCCGTGGCTGTGGAACGCGGAGAAGAAGGTCTTCCTGTCGACGGAGGACGAGGAGTCGGTGGCGAAGAAGGCCGACTACGTGATCGACCGGGGCATCGGCGGGACGATGGTCTGGGAGATGGCGGGCGACTACGACTGGAACGCCGCCAAGGGCCAGTACGAGATGGGTGACACGCTCACCTCCCTGATGCACGACAAGTTCAAGACCGCCAAGCCGTACGGCGCGAAGGTCGCGAACAAGGAGATGCCCACCAAGGCCGTGGACGTCGGTGTGGAGTTCGGCGACTTCAAGCTCGGCGACTCCAACTACCCGATCACGCCCAAGGTGAAGATCACCAACAACACGAAGACGGCGCTGCCGGGCGGCACGGAGTTCCAGTTCGACTACTCCACCTCGGCCCCGGGCAACGCCTCCGACCAGTCCGGCTTCGGTACGAAGGTGATCAGCAGCGACCACACGGGCAGCAACGTCGGCGGTCTGAAGGGCGACTTCCACCGGGTCTCGCTGAAGCTCCCGGCCTGGCAGTCGCTGGCGCCCGGCGCGTCCGTGGACCTCTCCTTCAACTACTACCTGCCGGTGTCCACCCCGTGGAACTGGACGGTGAACATCAGCGGCACGACGTACGCGCTCGCGGGTGACCTGGCGCGCGGCACCACGGTCGTCGAGCCGGGCACGGGCACCGGACCGACCGACCCGCCGGGGCCGACCGACCCGCCGGCGCCGGGCAAGTGCACGGCTCCCGCGTGGAGTTCGTCGTCCGAGTACGGCTCCGGGACGACCGTCTCCCACAAGTCCCGCACCTGGAAGGCCAAGTGGTGGACGAAGGGCGACGAGCCGGGCGCCGGCGGCGAGTGGGGTGTCTGGCAGGACCTGGGAGCCTGCTGA
- the ribD gene encoding bifunctional diaminohydroxyphosphoribosylaminopyrimidine deaminase/5-amino-6-(5-phosphoribosylamino)uracil reductase RibD → MATAVAEAAAMRRAIALAARGLGSTSPNPVVGCVILDASGEVAGEGWHQRAGGPHAEVNALRAAGDAARGGTALVTLEPCNHTGRTGPCAQALIAAGVTRVVYAVADPDPTATGGAQTLRAAGISVAQGLLEEAAAEGNAAWLTSVRLGRPHVTWKYAATLDGRVAAADGTSRWITSAESRADVHRLRAESDAVVVGSGTQRADDPHLAVRTVADTGTAAVQPLRVVVDTNGTAVTPGARVLDDTAPTLIAVADDATPAYEGAETVRLPRSAEGGLDIPTLLDVLHARGVRSVLLEGGPTLAGAFVAARAVDRVIGYLAPVLLGAGPAALSGGGITTITEALRLDVSETVRLGPDLRVTATLVAKEH, encoded by the coding sequence GTGGCCACCGCCGTAGCCGAAGCAGCCGCCATGCGGCGCGCCATCGCGCTCGCCGCGCGCGGACTCGGTTCCACCAGCCCCAACCCCGTCGTCGGCTGCGTCATCCTCGACGCGTCCGGCGAAGTCGCGGGCGAGGGCTGGCACCAGCGGGCCGGCGGCCCGCACGCCGAGGTCAACGCCCTGCGCGCCGCGGGCGACGCGGCCCGCGGCGGCACCGCCCTCGTCACCCTGGAACCCTGCAACCACACCGGCCGCACCGGCCCGTGCGCGCAGGCCCTCATCGCCGCCGGCGTCACCCGCGTCGTCTACGCCGTGGCCGACCCCGACCCCACCGCGACGGGGGGCGCGCAGACCCTGCGGGCAGCCGGGATCTCCGTCGCGCAGGGCCTCCTGGAGGAGGCGGCCGCCGAGGGGAACGCCGCCTGGCTGACCTCAGTTCGGCTCGGGCGCCCCCACGTCACCTGGAAGTACGCCGCCACCCTCGACGGCCGCGTCGCCGCCGCCGACGGCACCAGCCGCTGGATCACCTCCGCCGAGTCCCGCGCCGACGTGCACCGGCTGCGCGCCGAGAGCGACGCCGTCGTCGTCGGCTCCGGCACCCAGCGCGCCGACGACCCGCACCTCGCGGTGCGGACCGTCGCGGACACGGGAACAGCCGCCGTCCAGCCGCTGCGGGTCGTCGTCGACACCAACGGCACCGCCGTCACCCCCGGCGCCCGCGTCCTGGACGACACGGCGCCGACACTGATCGCCGTCGCCGACGACGCCACGCCCGCGTACGAAGGCGCGGAAACCGTCCGGCTGCCGCGCTCGGCGGAAGGCGGGTTGGACATCCCAACCCTGCTCGACGTGCTCCACGCGCGTGGCGTGCGCTCCGTCCTCCTCGAAGGCGGCCCGACGCTCGCCGGGGCCTTCGTCGCCGCCCGCGCCGTCGACCGCGTCATCGGCTACCTCGCCCCCGTCCTGCTGGGCGCGGGCCCCGCCGCCCTGAGCGGCGGCGGAATCACGACCATCACCGAAGCGTTGCGGCTCGACGTGAGCGAGACCGTCCGCCTCGGGCCCGATCTGCGCGTCACCGCGACCCTCGTAGCGAAGGAGCACTGA
- a CDS encoding ROK family transcriptional regulator: protein MPASPSTARAINDRLALGFLQSEGPLTANQLKQLTGLSRPSVADLVERLQGSGLITVVGEAGAQRRGPNARLYGIVADRAHLAALDVRTDSVSVVVTDLLGAVLAEASAPIGGDTASAVESVLTLVESAAREGGAQRLHTVGIGAPGLIDPVTGDLHDTTSLPAWHRGLAGALQERLGARVLVENETNLAARAEQRDGAARDRDTFVLLWLGEGVGAAVVLDGALRRGASGGTGEIGFLPVPGTGSLPSATACEGGFHSLACAAALRALGAEHGLVRPGMSAADVVRHAVEAREDAFLDAVADRVAIGTAAMAAILDPGCVVLGGEVGRAGGTALAARVETRVTAMSPLPTEIRAGELGGSAVTRGALLAARDTAQDELFGPRP from the coding sequence ATGCCTGCCTCACCCAGTACTGCCCGGGCCATCAACGACCGGCTCGCGCTGGGCTTCCTACAGAGCGAAGGGCCCCTGACCGCGAACCAGTTGAAGCAGCTCACCGGTCTGTCCCGGCCCTCGGTCGCCGATCTCGTCGAACGCCTCCAGGGGTCCGGGCTCATCACCGTCGTCGGTGAGGCGGGTGCCCAGCGGCGCGGCCCGAACGCCCGGCTCTACGGGATCGTCGCCGACCGGGCCCACCTCGCCGCGCTCGACGTACGCACCGACAGTGTCTCCGTCGTCGTGACCGACCTGCTCGGCGCGGTGCTCGCCGAGGCGTCCGCGCCCATCGGCGGCGACACCGCGTCCGCGGTGGAGAGCGTCCTCACCCTCGTGGAGAGCGCCGCGCGCGAGGGCGGCGCCCAGCGGCTGCACACCGTCGGCATCGGCGCGCCCGGCCTCATCGACCCGGTCACCGGCGACCTGCACGACACGACCTCCCTGCCCGCCTGGCACCGCGGTCTCGCCGGCGCCCTCCAGGAGCGGCTCGGCGCGCGCGTCCTGGTGGAGAACGAGACCAACCTCGCGGCCCGCGCCGAACAGCGGGACGGCGCCGCCCGCGACCGGGACACCTTCGTGCTGCTCTGGCTCGGCGAAGGCGTGGGCGCGGCCGTCGTGCTCGACGGGGCGCTGCGCAGGGGTGCGTCCGGCGGCACCGGGGAGATCGGCTTCCTGCCGGTGCCGGGCACGGGCTCCCTGCCGTCCGCCACCGCCTGTGAGGGCGGTTTCCACTCGCTGGCCTGCGCCGCCGCGCTCCGTGCGCTCGGCGCGGAGCACGGGCTCGTGCGGCCCGGCATGTCCGCCGCCGACGTGGTGCGGCACGCGGTGGAGGCCCGCGAGGACGCCTTCCTGGACGCTGTCGCGGACCGCGTGGCCATCGGCACCGCCGCGATGGCCGCGATCCTCGACCCCGGGTGCGTCGTACTCGGCGGCGAGGTCGGCCGCGCGGGCGGCACCGCGCTGGCCGCCCGCGTAGAGACCCGCGTCACCGCCATGTCACCACTGCCCACAGAAATCCGCGCCGGCGAACTGGGCGGCTCGGCGGTGACCCGCGGCGCACTCCTCGCGGCCCGGGACACGGCCCAGGACGAACTCTTCGGACCGCGCCCCTGA
- the hisG gene encoding ATP phosphoribosyltransferase encodes MLRIAVPNKGSLSGPASAMLHEAGYQQRKESKELVLVDPENEVEFFYLRPKDIAIYVSAGRLDIGITGQDLLVDSGADAEVILPLGFARSTFRFAAKPGTATGIEDLAGKTVATSYEGIVAKHLADSGVNASVVHLDGAVETAIELGVAQVIADVVETGTSLRNAGLEVFGDPIMKSEAVVIRRTGADAAEPKVQQFLRRLQGVLVARAYVMMDYDCRAEHLERAVALTPGLESPTISPLHNEGWVAVRSMVPAKDAQRVMDDLYALGARAILTTAIHACRL; translated from the coding sequence ATGCTGCGCATCGCCGTCCCCAACAAGGGTTCACTGTCCGGACCTGCGTCGGCGATGCTCCATGAGGCCGGATACCAGCAGCGCAAGGAGTCCAAGGAACTCGTCCTCGTCGACCCCGAGAACGAGGTCGAGTTCTTCTACCTCCGGCCCAAGGACATCGCGATCTACGTCTCGGCCGGCAGGCTCGACATCGGCATCACCGGCCAGGACCTGCTGGTCGACTCCGGTGCCGACGCCGAGGTGATCCTGCCGCTGGGCTTCGCCCGCTCCACCTTCCGCTTCGCCGCCAAGCCGGGCACGGCCACCGGCATCGAGGACCTCGCGGGCAAGACCGTCGCGACCTCCTACGAGGGCATCGTCGCCAAGCACCTCGCGGACAGCGGCGTGAACGCCTCCGTCGTCCACCTCGACGGCGCCGTCGAGACCGCCATCGAACTCGGCGTCGCCCAGGTCATCGCGGACGTCGTGGAGACCGGCACCTCCCTGCGCAACGCGGGCCTTGAGGTCTTCGGCGACCCGATCATGAAGTCCGAGGCGGTCGTCATCCGGCGCACCGGCGCCGACGCCGCCGAGCCGAAGGTGCAGCAGTTCCTCCGCCGTCTCCAGGGCGTCCTGGTCGCCCGGGCGTACGTGATGATGGACTACGACTGCCGCGCCGAGCACCTGGAGCGGGCCGTCGCCCTCACGCCGGGCCTCGAGTCCCCGACGATCTCCCCGCTGCACAACGAAGGCTGGGTCGCCGTGCGCTCCATGGTCCCCGCCAAGGACGCGCAGCGCGTCATGGACGACCTGTACGCCCTCGGGGCGCGGGCCATCCTCACCACCGCCATCCACGCATGCCGTCTCTGA